From Sporosarcina sp. Marseille-Q4943, the proteins below share one genomic window:
- the flgB gene encoding flagellar basal body rod protein FlgB, translated as MNIYGSTISLLERGLDFSSTKGKVISQNIANVDTPNYKSKHVSFKQMMHEAQSKPINAYRTNELHFDFASKVSKPGIANYTNFKYRQDGNGVDMDKEQADLAANQIYYNALVDRLNSKFNSLQNVIKGGR; from the coding sequence ATGAACATTTATGGATCAACGATTTCACTGCTTGAGCGAGGTTTGGATTTTTCATCAACAAAAGGAAAAGTTATTTCGCAAAATATAGCAAATGTCGACACGCCGAATTACAAGTCGAAACATGTTAGTTTTAAGCAAATGATGCATGAAGCTCAGAGCAAGCCGATCAATGCCTATCGGACGAATGAACTGCATTTTGATTTTGCTTCCAAAGTTTCGAAACCGGGTATAGCCAATTATACCAATTTCAAATATAGGCAAGATGGCAATGGTGTTGACATGGACAAAGAGCAGGCAGATCTTGCTGCGAACCAGATTTACTATAACGCGTTGGTCGACCGCCTCAACAGTAAATTCAACTCACTTCAAAATGTCATTAAAGGAGGACGTTAA
- the trmFO gene encoding FADH(2)-oxidizing methylenetetrahydrofolate--tRNA-(uracil(54)-C(5))-methyltransferase TrmFO has protein sequence MTPIVNVIGAGLAGSEAAWQIASRGVQVRLYEMRPVKQTPAHHTDKFAELVCSNSLRANNLTNAVGVIKEEMRRLNSLIISAADTCAVPAGGALAVDRHEFAGNVTDKIRNHPLIEVINEEVTDLDGMMEGITVIATGPLTSPALAERIRKLTGEEYLYFYDAAAPIVEKDSIDMDKVYLKSRYDKAEAAYLNCPMNEEEFKRFHEALINAEVAPLKEFEKEVYFEACMPVEVMARRGEKTLLFGPMKPVGLEDPKTGKRPKAVVQLRQDDAAGTLYNIVGFQTHMKWGAQKEVLRLIPGLENVEIVRYGVMHRNTFINSPRVLNSTYQLRENSNIFFAGQMTGVEGYVESAGSGLIAGINAANLALGKEPIQFPEETALGSMARYITEADSKNFQPMNINFGLFPELGERIKSKVERAEKHAERAFKALEQFQSAVLV, from the coding sequence ATGACACCAATCGTAAACGTCATCGGAGCGGGACTTGCGGGAAGTGAGGCAGCTTGGCAAATCGCCTCCCGCGGAGTTCAAGTCCGTTTATATGAAATGAGACCGGTGAAGCAGACACCCGCTCATCATACTGATAAGTTTGCGGAACTCGTCTGCAGCAACTCTTTGAGAGCGAACAACTTGACGAATGCGGTGGGGGTTATTAAGGAAGAGATGCGCAGGCTCAACTCCCTCATCATTAGCGCCGCTGACACATGCGCTGTCCCAGCTGGAGGAGCACTAGCAGTCGATCGCCACGAATTTGCGGGCAATGTGACAGATAAGATCAGAAACCACCCGTTAATTGAAGTCATCAATGAAGAAGTGACGGACTTGGACGGGATGATGGAAGGAATTACAGTCATTGCAACCGGACCGTTGACATCACCGGCATTGGCGGAGCGAATCCGAAAATTAACAGGCGAGGAATATCTATATTTCTACGATGCTGCAGCTCCGATTGTGGAGAAGGACTCCATCGATATGGATAAAGTATATTTGAAGTCTAGATATGATAAAGCTGAGGCCGCCTATTTGAATTGCCCGATGAATGAAGAGGAATTTAAACGATTCCATGAAGCACTGATCAATGCGGAAGTGGCTCCTTTGAAGGAATTTGAGAAGGAAGTGTATTTCGAAGCATGCATGCCGGTTGAAGTGATGGCCCGCCGTGGAGAGAAAACTCTCTTATTCGGACCGATGAAGCCGGTCGGATTGGAAGATCCGAAAACAGGCAAACGCCCGAAAGCGGTCGTCCAATTGCGACAAGATGATGCTGCAGGCACGTTATATAACATTGTCGGATTCCAGACGCATATGAAATGGGGAGCACAAAAAGAGGTGCTTCGATTAATACCAGGTCTTGAAAATGTTGAAATCGTCAGGTACGGGGTCATGCACCGAAATACATTCATCAACTCACCGCGTGTCCTGAACTCAACGTATCAACTTAGAGAGAATAGTAATATCTTTTTTGCAGGTCAAATGACTGGTGTCGAAGGATATGTAGAATCGGCCGGCTCCGGTTTGATTGCCGGAATCAATGCTGCAAACTTGGCATTGGGCAAAGAGCCGATCCAATTTCCCGAAGAGACCGCGTTAGGAAGTATGGCTAGATATATTACTGAAGCCGACTCCAAAAACTTCCAACCGATGAATATCAATTTTGGACTGTTCCCAGAATTAGGCGAGCGAATCAAGTCCAAAGTCGAACGGGCAGAGAAACATGCTGAACGTGCATTCAAAGCGTTAGAGCAATTTCAATCGGCGGTACTCGTATAA
- the hslV gene encoding ATP-dependent protease subunit HslV — protein MMEFHSTTIFAIRHNGVSAMSGDGQVTMGESVVMKHTAKKVRRLFGGKIIAGFAGSVADAFTLFELFEGKLGEFNGNLERAAVELAKEWRGDRVLRKLEAMLLVADRDRLLLVSGTGEVIEPDDGVLAIGSGGNYALAAGRALKKYSGDSLTAEQIAKAALETAADLCVYTNDRIIVEVLE, from the coding sequence CTGATGGAATTTCATTCTACAACTATTTTTGCCATCCGGCACAATGGTGTTAGTGCGATGTCGGGTGACGGACAAGTGACAATGGGAGAATCTGTTGTCATGAAGCATACCGCTAAAAAAGTACGAAGGCTTTTTGGCGGTAAAATAATAGCTGGATTTGCAGGATCGGTAGCCGATGCGTTTACCCTTTTTGAGTTGTTTGAGGGCAAGCTAGGTGAGTTCAACGGCAACTTGGAACGCGCTGCTGTTGAGCTTGCAAAAGAGTGGCGAGGCGACAGGGTATTAAGGAAGTTGGAAGCGATGCTGCTTGTCGCTGACAGAGATCGGCTTCTGCTCGTTTCGGGAACCGGTGAAGTGATTGAACCGGATGACGGGGTGCTTGCAATCGGATCAGGCGGGAACTATGCACTAGCAGCAGGACGCGCACTGAAAAAATATAGCGGCGATTCACTTACCGCCGAGCAGATTGCCAAGGCTGCGCTTGAGACAGCCGCTGACCTATGTGTCTACACAAATGACCGGATAATTGTGGAGGTACTCGAATGA
- the flgC gene encoding flagellar basal body rod protein FlgC translates to MSIFHSLNTSASALTAQRLRMDVISSNMANIETTRGKMVDGEWQPYRRKTVSFQPMEGRFSSMLQAAMGSQDRGAVGYGVTVSRIQEDVETPFKLVFDPTHPDANEEGYVQMPNVDPLREMIDLMSATRSYEANVTVLNANKAMLMKALEIGK, encoded by the coding sequence ATGTCGATTTTTCATAGCCTTAATACTTCCGCATCGGCACTGACTGCACAACGCCTTAGGATGGACGTCATTTCCTCAAATATGGCAAATATTGAAACGACCCGAGGGAAGATGGTAGATGGCGAATGGCAGCCATATCGTCGTAAGACTGTGAGTTTTCAACCGATGGAAGGACGGTTCTCTTCGATGCTGCAAGCAGCGATGGGGAGCCAGGACAGGGGTGCCGTTGGCTATGGGGTGACAGTTTCACGTATACAGGAAGATGTAGAAACTCCGTTCAAGCTTGTTTTTGACCCAACGCATCCAGATGCGAATGAGGAAGGATATGTCCAAATGCCGAATGTAGATCCATTAAGGGAAATGATCGATCTCATGTCTGCGACAAGGTCATATGAAGCGAATGTCACAGTATTAAATGCCAACAAAGCGATGCTAATGAAAGCACTTGAAATAGGGAAATGA
- the xerC gene encoding tyrosine recombinase XerC: MDPDAVLDEYISYIRLEKNYSSRTVSEYSNDIHEFFSFLSQEGIADLNDVEYPEARLYITRLYDKELARKTISRKISSIRSFYKFGNARFGINDNAFRLLHHPKKEERLPAFFYEKELESLFETCVGEDPKSLRNQALLELLYATGIRVSELTSIELGDVDNSLGIVKVMGKGRKERYVPFGSFAQDALESYMEKSRPILMKKKSHQSLFVNLRGDPITDRGVRHVLNAMMEEAAIHGKIYPHMIRHSFATHLLSNGADMRTVQELLGHSHLSSTQVYTHITKEHLRKTYMKTHPRA, translated from the coding sequence ATTGATCCAGATGCTGTTCTAGACGAATACATATCCTACATACGCCTGGAAAAGAACTATTCATCCCGGACAGTTTCGGAATACAGCAATGACATTCACGAGTTCTTCTCCTTTTTATCCCAAGAAGGGATTGCTGATCTAAATGATGTCGAATATCCTGAAGCACGATTGTATATAACAAGACTGTATGACAAAGAATTAGCAAGGAAAACAATCTCAAGGAAGATTTCATCGATTCGATCTTTTTATAAGTTTGGCAATGCTCGATTCGGGATAAATGATAATGCATTCCGATTATTGCATCATCCAAAGAAGGAAGAGCGGCTTCCGGCTTTTTTTTATGAAAAGGAATTGGAGTCGCTCTTTGAAACTTGCGTTGGTGAAGATCCGAAATCATTACGTAATCAAGCTCTTCTCGAACTGCTTTACGCCACCGGAATCCGGGTAAGTGAGCTGACATCCATTGAATTGGGCGATGTCGATAATTCCCTCGGCATCGTCAAAGTGATGGGGAAAGGCAGAAAAGAGCGCTACGTTCCATTCGGAAGTTTCGCCCAGGATGCACTTGAATCTTATATGGAGAAGAGTCGTCCTATTCTAATGAAGAAGAAAAGTCATCAATCACTGTTTGTCAATTTACGTGGTGATCCGATCACGGACAGGGGTGTCCGTCATGTGCTGAATGCGATGATGGAGGAAGCGGCCATCCACGGGAAGATTTATCCGCACATGATCCGCCATTCCTTTGCGACGCATTTGCTGTCGAACGGCGCAGATATGAGAACTGTACAAGAATTGCTCGGCCATAGTCATTTATCTTCGACACAGGTGTATACGCATATCACTAAAGAGCATTTACGGAAGACGTATATGAAAACACATCCGCGGGCTTAG
- the codY gene encoding GTP-sensing pleiotropic transcriptional regulator CodY — MSLLSKTRKINAMLQETAGKPVNFKEMAEKLSMVIECNAFIVSRKGKLLGLEIHQQIENERMKKMFQDRKFPEEYTKKLFEVNETSSNIDVYSDYTVFPEEERELFKDGLTTVVPIIGGGERLGTLVLARLKEKFTEDDLILAEYGATVVGMEILREKAEEIEVEARSKAVVQMAINSLSYSEHEAIEHIFKELDGNEGLLVASKIADRVGITRSVIVNALRKLESAGVIESRSLGMKGTYIKVLNSKFLEELENQKN; from the coding sequence ATGTCTTTATTATCAAAAACAAGAAAAATTAATGCAATGTTGCAAGAAACAGCAGGGAAGCCTGTAAACTTTAAAGAGATGGCTGAAAAATTGAGCATGGTCATCGAATGTAACGCATTCATCGTCAGCAGAAAAGGGAAATTGCTTGGCCTTGAAATTCACCAACAAATTGAGAACGAGCGTATGAAAAAGATGTTCCAAGACCGTAAGTTCCCTGAAGAGTACACAAAAAAACTTTTCGAAGTGAATGAAACGTCTTCAAATATTGATGTATACAGTGATTACACAGTATTCCCTGAAGAGGAACGTGAACTATTCAAAGACGGCTTGACGACAGTTGTTCCGATCATCGGTGGTGGCGAGCGACTTGGAACGCTTGTCCTTGCTCGCCTAAAAGAAAAGTTCACAGAGGATGATCTTATCCTTGCTGAGTATGGCGCTACTGTAGTTGGTATGGAAATCCTACGTGAAAAAGCTGAGGAAATCGAAGTGGAAGCACGTAGCAAAGCTGTAGTTCAAATGGCTATCAATTCATTGTCCTACAGTGAACACGAAGCGATTGAACACATCTTCAAAGAGCTTGATGGCAATGAAGGTCTACTAGTTGCTTCCAAAATTGCTGACCGTGTAGGAATTACACGCTCCGTTATCGTCAATGCTTTGCGTAAACTTGAAAGTGCCGGTGTGATCGAATCCCGTTCACTTGGTATGAAAGGCACATACATTAAAGTATTGAACAGCAAATTCCTTGAGGAACTTGAAAACCAAAAGAATTAA
- the fliF gene encoding flagellar basal-body MS-ring/collar protein FliF, with amino-acid sequence MKERLTKIGTDLKQFWSSRTKRQKTTYIGSAAAVIIFAAFLTYFLSRTEFVPLYSDVSRAEIGRIKEELDAQGIPSQIAPGGTSILVPKERVDDLLVTLAAEGYPNTGTIDYSFFSQNAGFGTTDNEFNMIKLASMQTELANLIKGIQGVQDANVMITLPTQSVFLNETVQNASAAIMLKTEPGHQFTESQITALYNLISKSLPNLSTDDIVIMNQYSEYFDLKSSSQSIGTNIIDQMDLKKTIERDLQRKVQMMLGTMVGQDKVIVSVTTDIDFKQENRQENLVDRVDEDLDSLAISVQRITESFSGNGALAGGPPEGEDPTDNRTNFVEGNSANGDYERLEETINNEVNRIRKDIVESPYKIRDIGIQVMIEPSDGADVENDIRNILGTIIRTSIDKSYVPTDVTDEYWESKIAISTQVFNGKMTTVPQTAQGVVPWWVYAIGAALLVVIVILIIAYFRKRREEREMEEAMIIEEQREALHVDDINMEHETEATLRKKQLEKMAKDKPEEFAKLLRTWIAED; translated from the coding sequence ATGAAAGAAAGATTGACGAAAATTGGAACTGACTTGAAGCAGTTCTGGTCGAGTCGCACAAAACGACAAAAAACAACATATATCGGGTCCGCGGCTGCTGTCATTATTTTTGCTGCATTTTTGACATACTTCTTGTCAAGGACGGAGTTTGTCCCCCTCTATAGTGACGTTTCGCGTGCAGAAATAGGACGCATAAAGGAAGAGTTGGATGCGCAAGGCATTCCAAGCCAAATTGCGCCCGGGGGCACATCCATCCTCGTTCCGAAAGAGCGTGTTGATGATCTTCTTGTCACCCTCGCCGCGGAAGGATACCCGAATACAGGAACAATCGATTATTCGTTCTTCTCTCAAAATGCCGGCTTTGGCACGACGGATAATGAATTCAATATGATCAAGCTTGCTTCAATGCAAACAGAATTGGCAAATTTAATCAAAGGGATCCAAGGAGTTCAGGATGCAAACGTAATGATCACATTGCCTACGCAAAGTGTCTTTTTAAATGAAACCGTACAAAATGCAAGTGCAGCTATTATGTTGAAAACGGAACCTGGACATCAGTTTACGGAATCGCAAATTACCGCCTTATATAATTTAATATCTAAAAGTTTACCGAATTTATCTACAGACGATATCGTAATCATGAACCAGTATTCCGAATACTTCGATTTAAAGTCATCCAGCCAATCAATCGGTACCAACATAATCGATCAAATGGATTTGAAGAAGACGATTGAACGCGATTTGCAGAGGAAAGTGCAGATGATGCTCGGTACGATGGTCGGTCAGGACAAAGTAATCGTTTCTGTAACAACCGATATCGATTTTAAGCAGGAAAACAGGCAAGAGAATCTTGTCGACCGCGTAGATGAGGACTTGGACAGCCTAGCAATCAGCGTTCAAAGGATTACGGAATCATTTTCCGGCAACGGCGCTCTCGCAGGAGGCCCGCCAGAAGGAGAAGACCCGACCGATAACCGTACAAACTTCGTTGAAGGCAACAGTGCAAATGGCGATTATGAACGGTTGGAAGAAACGATCAATAATGAAGTGAACCGAATCCGGAAAGATATCGTTGAAAGTCCTTACAAAATTCGTGATATCGGTATTCAAGTAATGATAGAGCCGTCCGATGGGGCGGACGTGGAAAATGATATACGAAATATTCTTGGGACGATTATTAGGACTTCGATTGATAAAAGCTATGTGCCAACAGACGTTACAGATGAATATTGGGAAAGCAAAATTGCAATTTCCACGCAAGTCTTTAATGGGAAAATGACAACAGTTCCTCAAACTGCACAAGGCGTAGTCCCTTGGTGGGTATATGCAATCGGAGCTGCTTTACTAGTCGTCATTGTCATCCTGATCATTGCATACTTCCGCAAACGCAGAGAGGAGCGGGAGATGGAAGAAGCGATGATTATCGAAGAGCAGCGAGAAGCATTGCATGTGGATGATATTAATATGGAACACGAAACAGAAGCGACACTTCGCAAAAAGCAACTTGAAAAGATGGCGAAGGACAAACCTGAGGAATTCGCCAAGTTACTGAGAACGTGGATAGCCGAGGATTGA
- the hslU gene encoding ATP-dependent protease ATPase subunit HslU, producing MNKKQELTPRELTAYLDRYIVGQNAAKRAVAVAIRNRYRRSLLTDDEKREIIPKNILMIGPTGVGKTEIARRIARLVNAPFVKVEATKFTEVGYVGRDVESMVRDLTESAVRIVREEMRESVKGQAEKLAEERLVELLVPERKRKVNMQNPFEMLFGQKADEDDKSPEEADDIRQKRSEIARRLAAGELEDQSITVEVSSQQPSMFDALQGSGMEQMGASMQDALSSLMPKKMTKRKMKVKEARKILQAEEADKLIDHDEISRRSVELTEQSGIIFIDEMDKIASRGNSGGSSADVSREGVQRDILPIVEGSTVTTKYGPVKTDFILFIAAGAFHMSKPSDIIPELQGRFPIRVELEKLTKDDFVRILKEPDFSLIKQYEKLLATENVEIEFSDEAIDRVAEIAFDVNDNTENIGARRLHTILEKLLEELSYEAAEIGPSSIKITVAYVDDKLKNIVKNKDLSHFIL from the coding sequence ATGAATAAAAAACAGGAATTGACCCCCCGCGAGTTAACCGCTTACTTGGATCGATATATCGTAGGACAGAATGCTGCAAAGAGGGCAGTTGCCGTAGCTATCCGAAATAGGTATAGAAGAAGCCTTTTGACAGATGATGAAAAGAGGGAGATCATTCCTAAAAACATCCTAATGATCGGACCGACAGGGGTTGGAAAGACCGAAATTGCGAGAAGGATCGCAAGGCTCGTCAATGCCCCTTTCGTCAAAGTGGAAGCGACAAAGTTTACTGAAGTCGGATATGTCGGCAGAGACGTCGAATCGATGGTGAGAGATCTCACTGAATCGGCGGTCCGCATCGTTCGTGAGGAAATGCGCGAATCTGTCAAAGGCCAAGCGGAAAAGCTTGCTGAGGAGCGGCTCGTTGAATTGCTCGTTCCTGAAAGAAAGCGCAAAGTCAATATGCAAAATCCTTTTGAAATGCTTTTTGGACAAAAGGCCGATGAGGATGATAAAAGTCCCGAGGAAGCGGATGACATTCGCCAAAAACGGTCTGAAATCGCCCGTCGTCTCGCAGCTGGTGAATTGGAGGATCAATCGATTACGGTTGAAGTTTCTTCTCAACAGCCGTCCATGTTTGATGCACTGCAAGGTTCGGGAATGGAACAAATGGGTGCAAGCATGCAGGACGCATTATCTTCTTTAATGCCGAAAAAGATGACGAAGCGCAAAATGAAGGTGAAGGAAGCGAGAAAGATCCTTCAAGCCGAGGAAGCAGATAAACTGATCGATCATGATGAAATTTCAAGAAGGTCGGTTGAGCTGACGGAGCAGTCCGGAATCATCTTCATTGATGAAATGGATAAAATAGCTAGTCGGGGCAATAGCGGCGGATCTTCTGCAGATGTTTCTCGGGAAGGTGTTCAACGAGACATATTGCCTATCGTGGAAGGCTCAACGGTGACGACTAAATATGGTCCTGTGAAGACGGATTTCATCCTATTCATAGCGGCTGGCGCTTTCCATATGTCAAAGCCTTCGGATATCATCCCGGAGCTGCAGGGCCGCTTCCCGATTCGGGTTGAACTTGAAAAGCTTACGAAGGATGACTTCGTCCGGATTTTGAAAGAACCCGATTTTTCGTTGATCAAGCAATACGAAAAATTGTTGGCAACGGAAAATGTCGAAATTGAGTTTTCGGATGAAGCAATCGACAGGGTTGCGGAAATTGCATTTGATGTGAATGATAACACCGAAAACATCGGCGCAAGACGGTTGCATACGATACTGGAGAAATTACTTGAAGAGTTATCGTATGAAGCTGCGGAAATCGGACCGTCATCGATTAAGATTACTGTGGCATATGTCGATGATAAGTTGAAAAACATCGTAAAAAACAAAGATTTGTCACATTTTATCTTATAA
- the fliE gene encoding flagellar hook-basal body complex protein FliE has translation MPIQSIQGAGNAAGLLKIGQGIQPTPYESQKSFGTFLKDAIQEVNVKQIESDKMTQKLILGEDVDLHNVMITAQKASIALNATMEVRNKVIEAYQEIIRMPV, from the coding sequence ATGCCGATACAATCTATACAAGGGGCAGGAAATGCAGCCGGATTGCTGAAGATAGGCCAGGGCATTCAGCCGACGCCATACGAGTCGCAGAAAAGCTTCGGAACATTTTTGAAAGATGCCATTCAGGAAGTGAACGTCAAACAGATCGAATCGGATAAAATGACGCAGAAACTCATTTTAGGTGAAGATGTTGATTTGCATAATGTTATGATCACCGCACAAAAAGCTTCAATTGCTTTGAATGCGACAATGGAAGTGCGGAATAAAGTCATCGAAGCCTATCAAGAAATAATAAGAATGCCAGTTTAA
- the fliH gene encoding flagellar assembly protein FliH — MTSLSNIFRSSRTISEDGSVKEITIRNLNMPKVDGKEEGISKEALYLERDRMLKDARRQIEIDKAEAERMRQMAQEDIAAMQAAWEQEKKALQQQAYEEGFQVGYEEGRNKSLSDMSESVKVANEVILHSKENALKYLEAQEGIILEIAMKTAERILGKTLEEDEEAFLSIVKRGLKEAREMKEIKLYVSVSQFELVSSNRAELASIFPPDVPFLIFANDDFNKDDCIIETNQGRIVVSVDEQLNELKEQLVEMLESGD, encoded by the coding sequence ATGACATCATTGTCTAACATTTTTCGTTCTTCCCGTACGATTTCCGAGGACGGAAGCGTTAAGGAAATCACAATCAGGAATTTGAATATGCCGAAGGTTGACGGAAAAGAGGAAGGTATCTCAAAAGAGGCTCTTTATCTTGAACGTGACCGGATGTTGAAAGATGCAAGACGACAGATTGAGATCGACAAGGCTGAGGCGGAGCGTATGAGGCAAATGGCACAAGAGGATATCGCCGCTATGCAAGCCGCCTGGGAGCAGGAGAAGAAGGCGTTACAGCAACAAGCTTATGAAGAGGGCTTCCAAGTCGGTTACGAGGAAGGACGAAATAAGTCGCTATCCGATATGAGCGAATCTGTAAAAGTCGCAAATGAAGTCATTCTCCATTCGAAGGAAAACGCACTGAAATATTTGGAAGCACAGGAAGGAATCATATTGGAAATCGCGATGAAAACGGCCGAACGGATACTCGGAAAGACGCTTGAAGAAGATGAGGAAGCATTTCTTTCAATTGTAAAGAGGGGATTGAAGGAAGCGAGAGAAATGAAAGAGATCAAACTATACGTTTCTGTTTCCCAATTCGAACTCGTTTCATCGAATCGTGCGGAACTCGCATCCATTTTTCCGCCTGATGTCCCTTTTCTCATCTTTGCAAATGACGATTTCAACAAGGACGATTGTATTATCGAAACGAACCAAGGTCGGATAGTTGTCAGCGTGGATGAACAGTTGAACGAGCTAAAAGAGCAGCTCGTTGAAATGTTGGAAAGTGGTGACTGA
- the fliG gene encoding flagellar motor switch protein FliG, with protein MVKKDKGMTGKQKAALLLISLGPEVSAAVYKHLTEEEIERLTLEISGVKKVDSSVKEEIIEEFHNIALAQDYISQGGIGYAKTVLEKALGKEHAQAIINRLTSSLQVRPFDFARRAEPSQILNFIQNEHPQTIALILSYLEAEQAGMILSSLPQEMQADIAKRIATMDSTSPEVISEIEAVLERKLSSTVTQDFTETGGVDAVVQVLNGVDRATEKTILDALEIQDPELAEEIRKRMFVFEDIVTLDNRSIQRIVRECENEDLILSMKVSSEEVREILFKNMSQRMAESFQEEMEVMGPVRLRDVEEAQARIVSIIRRLEDSGEIIIARGGGDDIIV; from the coding sequence GTGGTAAAGAAAGATAAAGGAATGACAGGCAAGCAAAAAGCGGCACTCCTGCTCATATCGCTCGGTCCGGAAGTTTCGGCTGCTGTCTATAAGCACTTGACTGAAGAGGAGATCGAACGTTTGACACTTGAAATTTCCGGTGTGAAGAAAGTAGACTCCTCCGTCAAGGAAGAGATCATCGAGGAATTTCATAATATTGCACTTGCCCAAGACTATATCTCCCAAGGCGGAATCGGTTATGCCAAAACAGTATTGGAGAAAGCGTTAGGGAAAGAACACGCTCAAGCGATCATTAATCGGCTGACATCTTCTTTGCAAGTGAGACCATTCGACTTTGCAAGAAGGGCAGAACCAAGCCAAATACTGAATTTCATTCAGAACGAGCATCCTCAGACAATCGCTCTCATCTTGTCCTATCTTGAAGCGGAGCAGGCAGGGATGATCCTTTCATCGCTGCCGCAGGAAATGCAGGCGGATATCGCAAAAAGGATTGCGACAATGGATTCCACCTCTCCTGAAGTCATTAGCGAGATCGAGGCTGTATTGGAAAGGAAGCTATCTTCGACGGTCACCCAGGATTTCACCGAGACGGGCGGAGTCGACGCCGTTGTACAAGTATTGAACGGGGTCGACAGAGCTACCGAAAAGACGATTTTGGATGCGCTTGAAATTCAAGATCCGGAGCTCGCAGAGGAAATCCGGAAAAGGATGTTCGTTTTCGAAGATATCGTCACATTGGACAATCGTTCCATTCAGCGCATTGTGCGTGAGTGCGAAAACGAGGACCTCATATTGTCGATGAAAGTGTCCAGTGAAGAAGTGAGGGAAATCCTCTTTAAAAACATGTCCCAGCGAATGGCCGAATCCTTCCAAGAAGAAATGGAAGTTATGGGGCCTGTGAGATTGCGGGACGTAGAAGAGGCGCAGGCACGAATCGTTTCTATAATCCGAAGATTGGAAGATTCAGGTGAGATCATCATAGCCCGTGGTGGAGGGGATGACATCATTGTCTAA